The following DNA comes from Hordeum vulgare subsp. vulgare chromosome 3H, MorexV3_pseudomolecules_assembly, whole genome shotgun sequence.
ttttatggaaTATAAATTTATTTAATAAAGTTGATGCGATTGCGCAAATGGTTGATCATTTTATCATTATGCCAGCAACATCAAAATGGTATAGAAATAAAAGCACAacacacatagaaatcctcaatatgAAGATACTGATTAAGAATATACAAGTGTATGATACATACGCATTACAATAAAGATATCATTCATATCATTTTGAGCATGGAAAACACAACTATGAAGAATATTACACCATAGAATTTGCATCAACTGGACGAAAGAAAAAGATCTGGTGGTTCATATTACATTTTTCAATCTATCAATGTAAACTACGACTATTGGTagataacatcttcagattttatTTGCTTCCGCATCCAAGAATTCAAACGTAACTCAATTATCATTCTCTCGAATCTGTAGAAGAAAATTGCACGTTAGATATATGTAATTAAATGCACACAAATATGATTTGAGAATGTTGAAGAGAAGATTTAACTTACAAAAGCTGAAGGCCATGCAATTAAGTATCCTGAAGAGAATGCTTCACCAATTGTCTTGCAATCAGAAACTTCCCTTACCAACTCCTTATTATCaagcaaagattgatatatgcgcACAAGGGCAAATTCAGCACCTAACTCAATACCACACGCCTTAGTTCTTGGATCAGTACTACGAATAGTACCATACACAACATTCCTCTTGTTGGGATATGTTGAAGTCTTCAAAAACTACTTTGGAACCAGCCTATATTATGATCAATACTAGCATTCAATGACAAATGATAATATAATTTACATAAACAATGTGAACACTTTTAAATGTCAGCCAACTTTTTGGAAATAACTAGCATGATGCCCGTGCTTTGCTACGGAGCTATGAGAAAATAGAAAAGTAACTTGCATGTATTTTTATTATGAAGCAATGCAAAAAAAACATGGCTTCCCAAGTAAGTATGATGGTTTTGTATATATTGTCAAATATGTGCAATTTCAGTATCACAACATAGAAAAAAATTCAATGCATATTAAGACTTATAGATCTTAATTCCGGATTTCCCGTGCTTGATTAAAAATATATCCAAAATTCTAAAGTGATATAGCTTCCCAATGTCCATAGCTTACTCCTCACTATAGCATTTTAGTGCATGTTCAATATTATGAGTAATATGATAGATAATGTCCCCATGGCCAAACTACAAATGGCCGGCTACGACAGCGAGGACTAACGCACTGCCAATGCATAAACAGTAACATCCTTACATTTTACGACACCCCTGCCAATGCATAAACAGTAACATCCTTACATTTTATCATTGGTGAATAGTAACAGGGTGAGCTGGTTGTGCGTTCAAATCTACTGGATGAATAATAGCATCCTATTTACCCATAAAAAAACTGTTGCCACAATTTTTTATACGTGTGCCATGCCATAGTAGTAAAGATATGGTTTCTTGGAAAAATATTGGTATTAAATACTTTGAAGTGTTTGGCTTAAAAATTTATTATACTTTAAGTTACTGTGGTATATCTTATACTGAAGTTTTCTAAAACTGAACCAAGAGAAATCATTGGGGCGAGATTGGCCTGTTGACGTCTCCGTGTACATGCAATTCAGAAAATTCTACAAATTATTTAGTTGCTGATTACTTTCTGAAAATCTTGATCCAAGATAGATCGCTAAATAAATTGGTAGTTGAAGCACACTTGTACACAGGAAATCATGGGAAGGACCCATGTGCGTGACTGTATTGAGAGTGTAACTGAAAGTCCCCTCTTAGGTAACTCAGTCTGCATGTAATATATTGTCCAAGtatatatgcatgcatgcatcttttTTGCATAGGACCGTCCTGATTGGTCGAAGTTGTGAGAAAAAATTCTATTAATCACGGCAGGAAATTGAAGCTGCTATTTCAGGTATGTCTTGCAGTCTTTACAAATACCCAGTACTGTAAACTTAATTCAATATAAGCACGAGTAAATAATATTCAATATGGATGGAGCATTTTTTATTATATTGATTAACATCTAGATTTTTGGAAGTTATATTTACCTGAAAGATATCCGTGCAAAAATTTCCCGTAACCTTCGAAGTGACCTCTAAACGCCCACATCTTAATGTCTCCAAACATGTCAATTAGGAAATCATTGACCTAATTAGAGGAACGAATAATTAAGATAATCTTTTGTAAAAATATATATTGCAGGAATGACATATCAAGAAACTCTCAATTTCATCACAGAATAAGGAAATAGTAAGTCTGAATTCCATAGCAGAATAAGGAAATTCTACTACTGAAACGAAAGAACAAATATATATGCATGTGTCCACCTTCACAATATTATACACTGTATGTAGTAATGCATAAAGGATTTGTATCTGCAATATAATGCTCGGAAACACAAAGGGCCATGTTCTTCGGGAGAATGATGAGGCAATCACATGGAAGCTGCCTAGCAGGCTGCTTAGATTTTTTCTAATTGTCACCTCATTGTTATTTCTCTGCTCTTCATACAGTTATGCCAAGAAAATAACTTAGATTAGGAGAAATGCAACTCATCAAACGATTTATACATGTTTCCAGCTATCACCAAATCTGAAGTATTGCGCTTTAAAAAAAGTTCCCTCAATCTCAACCTACTCACGGGCATCATAGATCGCACATGAAGCATCCAAGTACTCGGAGATCCATCCGCGCAGATCATGTATCATCTAGATCAGACTGCGGGGCAATTAGCATAGGATGCTGCTACACAGCGCCCGCACAGCGTGCGTGCGCATCTCGCGGCCGCCAGTTAAGGGAAGTCCTGCTCTCTGTCCCCACGCATGTGCTTCAAAAAAGGCAGGTTCCCCTGCCCCCTTTCGTTGCCGCGTCTCTACAGCCAACGCCACTTCTGCCTCACGTGATTTTTCACCCACCCCCTCTCCCAACCCAGCACCACAAGATCCCACGTCCCACATAATCAACACCCGTCCCATAGCAGTGAAAAAACAGAGTAAAAGAAGGACGAAATCAAGTGAAAAATTCTGGAAAAGGAAGCACAATTGTGTTTGCAATTCTTTCTTGCTCGTCAGGCAAAAAAGCTAGATATTGTGGGCAAAAAAAATACAAAAGCTGGACAAATTTCTCCCGTGTAAACAGCAAAGGTAACAGGTTGTTCCACTTTgttttctccatgaacttcatcATAGAACTTGTGTATTTCCCTGTCTGTACCTACCCCCTATCTACTACTTGCAGAAATTGCCCCCTGTACAGAATTGTTTCAGAACCTGGCTTGTATAGACTTTGGATGCTACTGTAGTTGCTTACAAAACAAGCTAGTAGTAGAGTATAGTTGCTTACAAAAACACAAGGTAGGCAGGGAAAAAAGCCCGGAAAACCAGTAGTAGAAAAAGCCCGAGTTACTACAAGTATTAGGTATAGCCTGAACTAGATTTTTTTGCCTATAGCGTGAAGTTCTCTGTGCCATTGTAAGTTAAATGTGCCTACATTTTCAAGGCTTCGTTACAAAAAGAGGACATTTTTATTAGAAAACAAGTTGCTCATGTAATATGTAGTAGTAGTTCGCATGTATTGTCCAATATAAAAATTATAGGCCCATCAAGCTGCTGAAATTAAAAAGAGAAGTTGCTCACAATATTAACTATTAACGGAACTACATTTGTTTCATGCTGGTTAGGCAAAATAAAACACACAAAAACTCTTCCTGATGGTGAGTCTTATAAATCTTGTTTGTATTGCCTGAAAAAAAACATATTCTATTGCCTGAACTTAACAGAAATGTTGCATACCCCCACTATGTTTCCGGCAAAAAACATATTTTATTAACTGCAAAAACACATTGTATTCGCCTGCAAAATACATATTCTATTGCCTAGACCTTACTATGTTGCCTAATAATTATTCAGATAAATTTTCAACAGTAGAGACGATAAATCAATCTTTTGACTGAACTTAAATGAAATTTAACAGCCCTAACAACAGCAGCAGGGGTTTGCAGAAAAGAATACAAACTTGAACTCGCACCAAAAATACTAGAGAGATTACTAACTCCCACTGGCAATAAGGGAACATGGCTAAAAAACACATAGCATTTCCTGGAAAAGAACACATTGTATTTCCTGCAAAAACATATTCCATTGCCTATAAAAAATGACAGGtgctttttgtgttttcattcaGTTGATATAAAATGCCAAACCTGACCTTGGATCCGATCTCGAATCCATCCTGACGCAGGATCCATCCTCACACTGAATCCATCCTGGGAAGCTGCATGTTTCCATGTTTCCATACATTATTCGCCAGATGTTTACATGTTTGCATCTGCTGATTCCAACAGGGAAGCTGCTGCATGGGATCGGGCAACTAGAGAGGTGAAGGTGAAGAACATGCTGTTCCACACAGCTCGGGTACGCAACTTCCCGTGCGCCAGGAGACGTGCTTGACGGATCTGGTCGATAACGAAGGGGAGAGGGCCAACCCTCCAGCCATGTCGCCCGAGATGTccgtgacagggaggcggagtccgacggaggcgacggcgcggcggaaACCCTAGCTTCTTTGCAGCGCAGCCACGACCAGTGGTGGCCGGTCGCGCCGGCGGCTACAGCAGGTGCGGCGAAGAGCGGTCGGGCGGGGCCGGAGCGTAGGGTGGAGTGCGCGGGGCGAGCGGGCGGCGTGCGTGCCGGCGCGGAAGCAGCACGGGGGTCAGTTGGGCCGCGGTCGCCGGGGGTTTTGTCGGAAGGGCCGGGGAGCTCGCCGGACTGAGGGGGAGATGAGAAGAAGGGGCGGCTGTTTCTTTGCAGGAGCAAGAGGAGGGGAACTGGGGATGCGAGGCCGGGTGCGGGACTCCAGGGGATATTTTCTTAATTTCACATTAGTTTGCCGTGAGTACAACAAAACAAAGACGGCAAAGAAACGCCGGGTTGGGGATTAGGGCTGTGTGTGATCTATGGACCAGATATCGCCATGTCATTGATTCATGGGATTGATTCGCGAGTTTTACAGTCGGCAATgttttttgccgtctgcagaTTGTTTTACAGTCGGCAATGTTTTTTGCCGTCATGAGTTTTTTTACAGACGACAAAATATGCCTTTGCCGTCATCAATTTTTTTCTATAAACGGAAAAATATTTTTGCCGTCATTAGAATTtcttacagacggcaaaatatctcTTCACCGTCAGTTATTCTTTGTCATCAGGTCAATGACGGCAAAAtaacctttgccgtgtgcctcgaCGATTAGCTGACGGCAAATAATTTTTCTGTAGGCAAAATATCTTATTCCTGTAGTGGACACACCTTAAAAACCCGGACGAGGCCTTGGTTCCTTCTTTTTCCAGTGAAACCGTCGGTCCGGTTCTTAAAACGATGCCCAAATTTAAGCTCTCGTGTGTTGTTGGTCTTCCACTCCTTTGTGAGTATTGACATCAAATACTAAATTTCATATGATCATTTCAAAGTATGCATTTCACAATTATGGTCATCGAGTCATCCTAAAATTCACATAAAAATAGGGTCAATACACTCCAACCATACCAAAAATAGTTTGGTATTTACCAACCAAACTATATTGTTTTTTCATACCATATTACCAAAGAATGCGAACATTATTTACCAAGATAATAACATATTTATCAAAAATCATATTGACATATGCGCCCTATATGTGAAAGGTATTTGTGATATATGTATGCAGTTGATTTTAGGTTTTTCTAGTCCCCCTATAAATAATAGAACATGTAACAATATGTATCAGCCATGCTTATGTGGTAGTAACACGTAACACATTTGAGTAACACATATTTTTATGTTACCATATCAAAATCTATGTAACACTTTCGACCAATACATATTTATATGTTACAGTTATAATATTTATGTAACACATTTTGAGGTCTTATATAGTCTGTGTTACTGCGTGTCGTTGGACACAAAATGATGTGTTACAACAATTTCACTTGTAACACATTTTTCAATCTGTTACATGATTGTGTTACTTAAAGTATGTTTTCTTGTAGTGGCACACGAAAGTAAGGAGTAgaatttaggaagatcaaacgcaaagatgtcAGTGtgaattttggcatggttccgataggtggtgctatcgtacgtccacgttgatggagacttaaaCCTAGAGAGGGTTGatgcgtctccaacatatctattatttttgcttgctccatgctatgatattattattcttggatgtttttattatcattttatacctttttatatcatttttggggactaacctattaacttagtgccaagtgtgggttcctgttttctgccctgtttttgttttgtaggaaatcaatatcagataagatcaaattgtcccgaaactttttgaggattttttactgaagatatatatggatcacgtggaacttggaggccaaggaagatcttGCAGGAGGGCCTCACAACACCAGGGTGCGCCCCAGGGGGAGTGCGCCCTGATGTTGTGCGGGGCCCTCCACGCTCCGTTTGCCCTACCTCCTCCAGtataaattcagcaatattccaaaaccctcaaggTAGTCAACGAAAtactttttctgccgccgcaagtatCTGTTCTCGCTAGATCTCATCTGTAGGCCTTCTCTAGTACTCCATCGGAGGGGGGACTCATCACggaggggctctacatcaaccttgccgccgctccaatgatgcgcgagtagttcaccacatacctacgggtccataggtagtagctagatggctctctctctctatctctatctctctctctttgtatctcaatacaaaggactccatgatcttcatggagatccattcgatgtaatgactttgtgcggtgtgtttgttgggatccgttgatttgtgagtttatgatcagatctatccttgttttatttgagttctttgtTGATATCTTTTATGTATGATTTAGTATatccttttatttcttctctgaagttttgatttgttttgaccaactagattagatcttcttgcaatgggaagaggtgctcggtaatgggttcgatcttgcggtgttcaatcctagtgacagaagaggGGTTGATACGCATGTgtcgttgccattaaggataacaagttgggatgaattcttatatgcttttgtcttgactacatcatgtcatcgttcttaatgcattacttcgttcctatgaacttaatacactagatgcatgttggatagcggtcgatgtgtgaagtaatggtagattagtagtggatgcagacaggagtcggtctacttgatttggatgtgatgcctatatcatgatcattgccttgcatAGCGTCATACtacttgcttttctatcaattacccaacagtaatttgtttacccaccgtatgctattttcttgagagagatgacATTAGTGAATCCTATGGGCCCCAcgtctacttttattataagatcaatcctgtttacttatacaaaaataccaaaaataattgttgcacttttttatattttatttatttgtaAATCTATTaatctatcatatatcatttaatctcACTTCTTGACCGCCGAGAGATTGAGAACCTCTAGTCTACGTTGGGTGTGAAGGTttgtgttgtgtgtgcaggtgccagtgttgcttggttctcctactggattgataaccttggtttcttaactgagggaaatacttactctagtgtgttgcatcatcctctcctctcAAGGTATAAAAAACCAACGAAGTTTACAAGTAGCAAGGGTAACGGATGCAAGAGTCCACGGGGGGCTCAACCCACGatgggtccacggagaagcaaccttgtctattccaccatggcttacgtccatgaaggactagcctatcTCGGGtaaatcttcacgaagtaggcgatctccttcccttacaaacttcttggttcaactccacatgaagctggaggctcccaagagacacctaaccaatctaggagacaccatttCCCAAAATGTAATAGTTGTGGTAGTATGgcgaactccttgctcttttgcttcaaaagatagtctactcaacactcaatcactctctcaaagaTCTGGCTtggttagaagagattgattgggtggaaagcaacttggggaggctagaaatcaagattcatatggtaacaatggaatatcttgatctcaacacatgagtacgtggctctctctcagaaaaatggatggggcaagtgttggttcgttctaagtgcttcctctacaaagAGAGGTTGGTGGAgtagtatatataggcatctacaaaaatccaaccattacaacatcatttcccaactcggtgaaaccgaagtaaatACTCAGTGGCaccaactagtgcaaaatgtggcaactttaggcttttcggtgagaccgatatatgaatctcgaagGATCCGATTTTGGCTGACCTAGGCAgttaccaaactcggtggcaccgatttgcaaaTCTCGGACTCCAATTTTAGCAAATGGCTAACCAAGGAGTTGGTCACTGTTTTTCTGTCAGACCGAaaccaaacttggtggtaccaggatagctagggtttggcataggatctgtctaggGTAAACTCAGTGGAGCCGATATGGAAATATTGGTGGCGCTGAATTTGATTATGTGGTTTGGACAGAATATTTGAGGGATAATTTCAAgaatatgtttggtggctaatctctaagcacttgagaaaccagatcatcatagtcacctcaaccccttttaatagtattggctttcctatggactgaaatgtgatttctcataaaatataaaatttagagtcttgaagcttgaagcttggccaatcccattaatttccttccttggggcttctcctcaAAGTCCTTAGCCAATCCCTTGTGTGGACTATATCTGAAATACACTAGGTAAAAATATTAGTCCacaagacaatgtatgttgtcatgaattatcaaaaccaccaaagggcaagggagcatatgtgctttcagataTTCCTAATGTCCTTCGGGACACTAATTTGATGCACTAGCATCTCGTTCTGGACATCAAAAGGATCGTTCCTCACATCAGCACAAACTCCAATTTGCTCTATGACATGAGCACTAGCAACTTCTCCACGAACAACTATGCAACTTTGTTCTTTTACACAAGCAGTAGCAATCGGATTGACAGGGGCAACTTCTCCACGATGGATATACTTTTGTGGCCACACCAATTTTACCAAGAAATTTCATGTGCATGTTTTCCCATTTGCAAAAATTACAGGAATTTTTGCCAACCTAGACATCAAGCGTACAACAAAAAATTAagatatttttttaaaaacataaacaaaacgagagaggagAGCAGAGGGAAAGAATAAATTCCTAATCCCTTTCCCTAAAACTACCAAATAGGTTGTTGGAATAGAAGAGAGGAGAAAGGAACCACCTCGCTGCTGCCCTTGCTCATGCTACCAGCCGCCATCACCCTACTGTCAACGACGAGTCGGACCGCATCCTTGACCCCACCATGGCCCCAACCACACACTTGGTTGTACATCCCGCGTGTGAGGTGTAGATAACTGCTAGGCCTTCTCTACTTCCCTCCGTCCCTACAACTCCTCCTTCTCGTTGGTCCCAACTTCATTGCCTCCTCACCGGCCCTGTTGTTTCACCCAGCATGGAGATGCCAGGAAAATTGAGGAAACAAGTTGGGAAGAGGGGTTTATGAGTTTCTATCATTTTTCAATAAACCCCCAGGAAATCTAAGGGCATGGCCAGTGCATAACCCCAAGTTGATGCCATGTATGCCATGTAGGATCGGATGTATGTTTTGATGGTGTAGCGGGATCCTCAACAGGAGGTGGGTGCTTGGAAAGGAAAACTATGATCTGATGCAAAAAGCTGAAAAGTTAAAGTAAAAAAGTAGAGATGCATGTGTATCACGGTCTCTATATTTTTACTTGATGAGGCCCACTAGTGATGCTTGCATTGAAGATAAAAATCAACATAGATGCCCCAAGATTcatatttttttctagaatgtGCACGAgcatgcatatcatattttaCAGAAGAAAGCGGGTGAAGAGCCCCTGCACAAAGTTTACATCATTACAAGGATTAGAAGAGTCTCGCACCACTCACGCTACACTgcaataaaagtaactactcgccACTAGCCCTCCTATATAATCTGCTAAAAATAAACTCTAGGTCATCCTTGAGCAGTCCCGCCGACTTCAACGCACGACCTTCACGATCAATGTTGAGCAGTGCTATTTAAAGTGATGGTGTTTTGCCGTAAAAAAATTGCATTCCGATGCTTCCACAGTTCCCATAAACAGAAAGTGATGATCG
Coding sequences within:
- the LOC123442965 gene encoding uncharacterized protein LOC123442965 isoform X2; amino-acid sequence: METWKHAASQDGFSVRMDPASGWIRDRIQGQVNDFLIDMFGDIKMWAFRGHFEGYGKFLHGYLSGAEFALVRIYQSLLDNKELVREVSDCKTIGEAFSSGYLIAWPSAFIRENDN
- the LOC123442965 gene encoding uncharacterized protein LOC123442965 isoform X1; translation: MEYVFAGNTMCSFPGNAMCFLAMFPYCQWELVISLVFLVNDFLIDMFGDIKMWAFRGHFEGYGKFLHGYLSGAEFALVRIYQSLLDNKELVREVSDCKTIGEAFSSGYLIAWPSAFIRENDN